The Geobacter sp. AOG2 genome includes a window with the following:
- the pruA gene encoding L-glutamate gamma-semialdehyde dehydrogenase, producing MQNPELNAKIVARGKGFFSTISGEKPSLFNKGAWMGKVMDWSMQNEQFKIQMFRFVDAFPSLTTSKLLTDHIREYFGEEKDMPPVLSTGAKMAGMLGSLGGAVLNKVISANIQEMARQFIVGENTKEAIKNMEKLRKDGFAAVVDVLGEATLSEEEAEVYVTTYLELLDALKDEQKGWKGLAGKAGEPNLDWGHAPKVNVAVKPTALFCLANPQDFEGSVEAILRQMRRICAKVVEMGGFLCIDMESYRFKDITLEVFRRLKMEYKDYPHIGIVFQAYLKDTDKDLADMLSWAKAQNTQISIRLVKGAYWDYETVKAKQMGWPIPVWTIKAESDAAYERQARMILENHQVCHFACASHNIRTISAVMEMANELQVPESRYEFQVLYGMAEPVRKGILKVAGRIRLYCPYGDMVPGMGYLVRRLLENTANESFLRQSFAEDAQIERLLEDPEKTAERERSERAAKPKKAVAGPGGLPRFVNDSMVDFTRADHRAAFPTAIAQVRNGFGKTYPLFIGGQEVTTGDRIPTVNPAKPSEVLGQICQAGIPEVTKAIAAAKAVFPAWRDTSPRDRAHYLLKAAEIARRRAFELSAWQVLEIGKQWDQAYADVGEAIDFLEYYAREMIRLGAPQRVGNAPGELNHYFYEPKGLAAVIAPWNFPLAISMGMASAAIVAGNPVIYKPSNITGIIGHHLVEIFKEAGLPAGVFNYVPGRGSVMGDFLVDHPDISLIAFTGSMEVGLRIVERAAKVYPGQPNVKKIISEMGGKNAIIIDDDADLDEAVPHVLYSAFAFQGQKCSACSRVIVLDAVYDKFTDRLVKAAQAYRVGPSEDPANSMGAVADAAAQKSILEYAALGKQEGKLLYESPVPQGEGYWVPLTIVDGITPQHRLAQEEVFGPVLAIMRAKDFDQAIEWANSTRFALTGGIFSRSPEHLARARRDFRVGNLYINRNNTGAQVERQPFGGSRMSGVGTKAGGPDYLLHFMDPRVVTENTMRRGFAPIEADDDWVE from the coding sequence ATGCAGAATCCGGAACTCAACGCAAAGATCGTAGCGCGCGGCAAAGGTTTTTTCTCTACCATCTCCGGGGAAAAGCCGTCCCTCTTCAACAAGGGAGCCTGGATGGGCAAGGTGATGGATTGGAGCATGCAGAACGAACAATTCAAGATCCAGATGTTCCGTTTTGTGGATGCCTTTCCGTCCTTGACGACCTCCAAGCTGTTGACCGACCACATCCGCGAGTATTTCGGCGAGGAAAAGGACATGCCGCCGGTACTCTCCACCGGCGCCAAGATGGCTGGTATGCTCGGTTCCCTGGGGGGAGCGGTGCTCAACAAGGTCATCTCGGCCAATATCCAGGAGATGGCCCGCCAGTTTATCGTGGGGGAGAACACCAAAGAAGCGATCAAGAACATGGAAAAGCTGCGCAAGGACGGCTTTGCCGCCGTGGTGGACGTGCTTGGCGAGGCTACCCTCTCGGAAGAAGAGGCAGAGGTCTATGTGACGACCTACCTGGAACTTCTGGACGCCCTCAAAGATGAACAGAAGGGATGGAAAGGACTTGCCGGCAAGGCAGGCGAGCCGAATCTGGACTGGGGCCACGCACCCAAGGTCAATGTCGCGGTCAAGCCGACCGCCCTGTTCTGTCTGGCCAACCCCCAGGATTTCGAAGGCTCGGTCGAAGCCATCCTGCGCCAGATGCGCCGAATCTGCGCCAAGGTGGTAGAAATGGGCGGCTTCCTCTGTATCGACATGGAATCCTACCGCTTCAAGGACATTACTCTGGAAGTCTTTCGCCGCCTGAAGATGGAATATAAGGATTATCCCCACATAGGCATCGTGTTTCAGGCCTACCTGAAGGACACCGACAAGGATCTGGCCGATATGCTGTCCTGGGCCAAGGCTCAGAATACGCAGATATCGATTCGTCTGGTGAAAGGGGCCTACTGGGATTACGAGACGGTCAAGGCCAAACAGATGGGGTGGCCGATCCCGGTCTGGACCATCAAGGCTGAAAGCGACGCAGCGTATGAGCGCCAGGCGCGTATGATCCTGGAAAACCACCAGGTCTGCCATTTCGCCTGCGCCTCCCACAACATTCGCACCATCTCGGCCGTAATGGAGATGGCCAACGAACTGCAGGTGCCCGAGTCACGTTATGAATTCCAGGTGTTGTACGGCATGGCAGAACCGGTCCGCAAGGGGATCCTCAAGGTGGCGGGGCGCATCCGTCTCTACTGCCCCTATGGCGATATGGTGCCGGGCATGGGATACCTGGTACGGCGCCTGTTGGAGAATACCGCAAATGAATCATTCCTGCGCCAGAGCTTTGCCGAAGATGCCCAGATCGAGCGCCTGCTGGAGGACCCGGAAAAGACCGCGGAACGCGAACGGAGCGAACGGGCCGCAAAGCCGAAGAAAGCGGTGGCCGGGCCCGGTGGTCTGCCCCGTTTTGTCAACGACTCGATGGTGGACTTCACCCGCGCCGACCATCGGGCTGCCTTCCCGACTGCCATTGCCCAGGTGCGCAACGGTTTTGGGAAAACCTATCCGCTCTTTATCGGCGGCCAGGAAGTGACCACCGGCGACCGGATCCCGACCGTCAACCCCGCCAAACCGTCGGAGGTATTGGGACAGATCTGTCAGGCCGGCATCCCCGAGGTAACCAAGGCCATCGCCGCCGCCAAGGCCGTTTTCCCGGCCTGGCGCGACACGTCGCCCCGCGATCGGGCTCACTATCTGCTCAAGGCAGCGGAGATCGCCCGCAGGCGTGCCTTCGAACTGTCGGCGTGGCAGGTGCTGGAGATCGGCAAACAGTGGGATCAGGCCTATGCCGACGTGGGCGAGGCGATAGATTTCCTGGAGTACTATGCCCGGGAGATGATCCGTCTGGGGGCTCCCCAGCGGGTCGGCAACGCCCCTGGCGAACTGAATCATTATTTCTATGAGCCCAAAGGTCTGGCGGCGGTTATCGCCCCGTGGAACTTTCCTCTGGCCATCAGCATGGGTATGGCCTCAGCCGCCATTGTGGCCGGCAATCCGGTGATCTATAAGCCCTCCAACATCACCGGCATCATCGGCCATCACTTGGTAGAGATCTTTAAAGAGGCCGGACTTCCGGCCGGCGTGTTCAACTATGTTCCCGGCCGGGGGAGTGTGATGGGGGATTTCCTGGTGGATCACCCGGATATCAGCCTGATCGCCTTCACCGGTTCCATGGAGGTAGGACTGCGGATCGTCGAGCGGGCCGCCAAGGTCTATCCCGGCCAACCAAACGTCAAGAAGATCATCTCCGAGATGGGGGGCAAGAACGCCATCATCATCGACGACGATGCCGACCTGGACGAGGCCGTGCCTCACGTTCTCTACTCGGCTTTTGCCTTCCAGGGGCAGAAGTGTTCGGCCTGCTCACGGGTCATCGTCCTTGACGCTGTCTACGACAAATTCACGGACCGCTTGGTCAAGGCGGCCCAGGCCTATCGTGTCGGCCCCTCCGAGGACCCGGCCAACAGCATGGGGGCCGTGGCCGACGCCGCCGCCCAGAAGAGTATCCTTGAGTATGCCGCACTGGGTAAGCAGGAAGGGAAGCTGCTCTACGAAAGCCCGGTCCCCCAAGGCGAAGGATACTGGGTGCCGCTGACCATTGTCGACGGCATCACCCCGCAGCACCGCCTGGCGCAGGAGGAGGTCTTTGGTCCGGTGCTGGCGATCATGCGCGCCAAGGATTTCGATCAGGCTATTGAGTGGGCCAATTCGACCCGCTTTGCCCTGACCGGCGGCATCTTCAGCCGCAGCCCCGAACACCTGGCACGGGCGCGCCGCGATTTCCGGGTCGGCAACCTGTACATCAACCGCAACAATACCGGGGCCCAGGTGGAGCGCCAGCCATTCGGCGGGTCGCGCATGTCGGGCGTCGGTACCAAGGCGGGCGGCCCCGACTATCTGCTTCACTTCATGGACCCGCGGGTTGTGACGGAAAATACCATGCGTCGGGGGTTTGCGCCGATAGAGGCTGACGACGACTGGGTCGAATAG
- a CDS encoding DMT family transporter yields MTESTKGTIYALLSVGLFATLGTGFKVAVTHLGSFSVVVWMGIWATLSLLAWLAWERKLGLMAAEFRRRPMFFALAGVIGLGVQQLLCLKTYEYIPASQAVILHYTYPLVMLFLSWLMFRERSNWWAVLCVALGFAGVCVLVAAGGGLGDVRLSAGVALAMGTSFSFALFCVLIKHARFPVTAGMFLFNLFGLLFLLCLLPFYPMRWTPDGGEMLLLAYLGVVTTALALILWNRALRMIPTSRSSNCALLVPILSLVCIALVLKEQVSGMQAMGMAVVIGSVFLNVKLAGPSRI; encoded by the coding sequence ATGACGGAATCAACCAAAGGAACTATCTATGCCCTGCTGTCGGTGGGGCTGTTTGCCACCCTCGGCACCGGCTTCAAGGTGGCGGTAACGCATCTGGGCAGTTTTTCGGTCGTGGTCTGGATGGGCATATGGGCTACCCTGTCCTTGCTGGCATGGCTGGCATGGGAGCGCAAACTCGGGCTCATGGCGGCCGAGTTTCGCCGTCGGCCGATGTTTTTCGCCTTGGCCGGTGTGATTGGCCTGGGGGTGCAGCAACTGCTCTGCCTGAAAACCTATGAGTATATCCCGGCCAGCCAGGCCGTAATCCTGCATTATACCTACCCCCTGGTCATGTTGTTCCTGTCGTGGCTTATGTTCCGGGAACGGTCCAACTGGTGGGCGGTGCTCTGTGTGGCGCTGGGCTTCGCGGGAGTCTGCGTGCTGGTGGCCGCCGGGGGAGGGCTGGGCGACGTGCGGCTCTCGGCCGGGGTGGCGCTGGCCATGGGGACCTCCTTCTCTTTTGCCCTGTTTTGCGTACTGATCAAGCATGCCCGCTTCCCGGTGACGGCCGGCATGTTTCTCTTCAACCTGTTCGGCCTGCTGTTCCTCTTGTGCTTGTTGCCTTTCTATCCCATGCGCTGGACGCCCGATGGGGGAGAAATGCTGCTGTTGGCCTACCTGGGAGTGGTGACCACCGCCCTGGCCCTGATCCTCTGGAACCGGGCCCTGCGTATGATCCCCACCAGCCGTTCATCCAACTGTGCCCTGCTGGTGCCGATACTCTCCCTGGTCTGTATCGCCCTGGTACTGAAGGAGCAGGTGTCGGGCATGCAGGCCATGGGCATGGCGGTTGTCATCGGATCGGTATTCCTGAACGTCAAACTGGCTGGGCCATCCAGAATATGA
- a CDS encoding AzlC family ABC transporter permease has product MAKTIDYAKEGLKAAWPICLGYFPIGLSLGVLAQKGGLLPWQVALMSIAVFAGGSQFIAVAMLGSGASIPAIVTTTFMVNLRHLLMSSALAVHFPGVSRRFLALFAYGVTDESFAVNMVRFSQGGWDRRSALALNQAGNFTWLVSTVAGVYVGEFIPAGTLGIDYALTGMFICLLVFQLRGPVFVATALMAAFCSVLAFLWLPGNAYVIVASIMAATAGFILKRSLRHWRARP; this is encoded by the coding sequence ATGGCAAAAACGATTGATTACGCGAAAGAGGGGCTAAAGGCGGCGTGGCCGATCTGCCTCGGCTACTTCCCTATCGGTCTCTCCCTGGGGGTGCTCGCCCAGAAAGGGGGACTGCTCCCCTGGCAGGTGGCGCTCATGTCGATCGCGGTCTTTGCCGGCGGCTCCCAGTTCATCGCCGTTGCCATGCTCGGCAGTGGCGCGTCCATCCCGGCCATTGTGACCACGACCTTCATGGTCAATCTGCGTCACCTGCTCATGAGTTCTGCCCTGGCGGTGCATTTTCCCGGCGTTTCCCGGCGCTTTCTGGCCTTGTTCGCCTACGGCGTGACCGATGAAAGCTTTGCCGTCAACATGGTCCGGTTCAGTCAGGGGGGATGGGATCGGCGGAGTGCCCTGGCCCTCAATCAGGCCGGCAACTTCACCTGGCTCGTCAGCACCGTGGCCGGGGTCTATGTTGGAGAGTTCATCCCTGCCGGCACCCTGGGGATCGACTACGCCCTGACCGGCATGTTTATCTGCTTGCTGGTCTTCCAGTTGCGCGGCCCGGTCTTCGTTGCCACCGCCCTGATGGCGGCCTTCTGCTCCGTGCTTGCCTTTCTCTGGCTGCCGGGCAACGCTTACGTGATCGTTGCCTCCATTATGGCGGCCACGGCCGGGTTCATACTGAAACGCTCACTGCGCCATTGGAGGGCAAGGCCATGA
- a CDS encoding AzlD domain-containing protein: MSVTDYLLLIIGMGAATYLPRMLPLVTFSRRQLPAWFVEWLELVPPAILSALIAPTLFAQTTPRLFVPGKIELLAALPTLVFALRTRSLAGTVVVGMLCYWGLHYLM; this comes from the coding sequence ATGAGCGTCACCGATTATCTCCTGCTGATCATCGGCATGGGCGCTGCGACCTACCTGCCGCGCATGCTGCCCCTGGTAACCTTCTCCCGCAGGCAACTGCCCGCCTGGTTCGTGGAGTGGCTGGAGTTGGTCCCGCCCGCCATCCTGAGCGCCTTGATCGCCCCGACGCTGTTTGCTCAAACCACCCCCCGCCTGTTCGTTCCAGGCAAGATCGAACTGCTGGCCGCCCTGCCAACGCTGGTGTTCGCCCTCAGGACCCGTTCCCTGGCCGGGACGGTGGTGGTGGGTATGCTCTGCTATTGGGGATTGCATTACCTGATGTAA
- a CDS encoding class I SAM-dependent rRNA methyltransferase: MHASEWKIGPESVRMLELGHPWIIADNYTKRWPTGQAGQTIELADGQGRFLATALLDPQDRIVARVLSRERMHLDRAWLTKRLQAALELRRNHADLGDTDAYRLVNAEGDGLPGLTVDRYGDYLMVQVYCTGWRPYLKLAIQALNDLLTPQGIYEKTRPQKTRELEAVSDTKSYGRLLAGTAAPQRLEVRENGLSFLVSLEQGLNTGLFLDQRKNRRDLMSRVAGKRVLNLFSYTGAFSVAAAAAGAVQVASVDASPGYTEWAKANFGLNRLNPKRHEFIVGDCQQVLADLGNRGCRYDVVLMDPPSFSTTAKSRFTTRGGTSDLVAASLPLLSGNGLLIASSNHQKVDTADYLKELRRGALQAGHELRVITLGGQPEDFPYPVTFPEGRYLKYAICVKGS; this comes from the coding sequence ATGCATGCGTCCGAATGGAAAATAGGGCCGGAATCGGTGCGGATGCTGGAGTTGGGGCATCCCTGGATCATTGCCGACAATTATACCAAGCGCTGGCCGACCGGTCAGGCCGGCCAGACTATCGAGTTGGCTGACGGTCAGGGCCGTTTCCTGGCGACGGCCCTGCTCGACCCGCAGGATCGTATCGTCGCTCGAGTGCTGTCCCGGGAGCGGATGCACCTGGACCGCGCCTGGCTGACGAAGCGACTTCAGGCGGCCCTCGAACTGCGCCGCAACCACGCCGATCTTGGGGACACCGACGCCTACCGGTTGGTCAATGCCGAGGGAGACGGGCTACCCGGTCTGACCGTAGACCGTTACGGCGACTACCTGATGGTGCAGGTCTACTGCACCGGGTGGCGTCCGTACCTCAAACTCGCGATCCAGGCCCTGAACGACCTGCTCACGCCCCAAGGTATTTACGAGAAGACCCGTCCCCAAAAAACCCGCGAACTGGAGGCGGTCAGCGACACCAAGAGCTACGGCAGGTTGCTTGCCGGCACAGCCGCTCCTCAGCGCCTGGAGGTGCGGGAAAACGGACTCAGCTTCCTGGTGAGCCTGGAGCAGGGTTTGAATACCGGGTTGTTCCTCGATCAGCGCAAAAACCGCCGGGACCTGATGTCCCGCGTGGCGGGCAAGCGGGTGCTCAACCTGTTCTCTTACACCGGCGCCTTCTCGGTGGCTGCCGCGGCGGCGGGGGCCGTCCAGGTTGCCAGTGTGGACGCCTCGCCCGGCTATACCGAGTGGGCCAAGGCAAATTTCGGCCTCAACCGGCTTAATCCCAAGCGGCATGAGTTTATTGTGGGCGACTGTCAGCAGGTGCTAGCCGATCTGGGCAACCGCGGGTGCCGTTACGACGTGGTGCTGATGGACCCGCCCTCCTTCTCCACCACGGCCAAGAGCCGCTTCACAACCCGGGGCGGAACCTCCGATCTGGTAGCCGCCTCGCTGCCGCTTCTGAGCGGCAACGGCTTGCTGATAGCCTCCTCCAACCACCAGAAGGTGGATACGGCTGATTACCTCAAGGAACTGCGTCGCGGCGCACTCCAGGCGGGGCATGAACTGAGGGTCATCACCCTGGGCGGACAACCGGAGGATTTTCCCTACCCGGTCACGTTTCCCGAAGGGCGCTACCTCAAGTACGCCATATGTGTCAAGGGCTCGTAA
- a CDS encoding DUF4124 domain-containing protein yields the protein MRSLAIAAVALCCTVTGASALTYRWTDDNGVVNFTDSLETVPARYRHKAVKEPDITTSDPRIREEVRQQEERARQEEASQPPVVTTPDYVPPPLKVAPPKVEGDELPQGRTRSQKIRDNIERRKAEEEKARQSGSQQSQ from the coding sequence ATGAGATCATTGGCTATCGCCGCGGTGGCCCTCTGCTGCACAGTGACCGGGGCCAGCGCCCTGACATACCGCTGGACCGACGACAACGGGGTGGTCAATTTCACCGACAGTCTGGAAACGGTGCCTGCCAGATACCGCCATAAGGCCGTCAAGGAACCGGATATCACCACCAGCGACCCCCGTATCAGGGAAGAGGTACGGCAGCAGGAAGAACGCGCCCGCCAGGAGGAAGCGTCCCAGCCGCCGGTGGTAACGACACCCGACTACGTGCCGCCCCCGCTGAAGGTCGCGCCGCCCAAGGTGGAGGGCGACGAACTGCCGCAAGGTCGGACCAGGAGTCAGAAGATCCGGGACAACATTGAACGGCGCAAGGCCGAAGAGGAAAAAGCCCGGCAGTCCGGAAGCCAGCAATCCCAGTGA
- a CDS encoding peptide chain release factor-like protein: protein MAVEIHESDIKIEFYRGSGPGGQHRNVTDSAVRIRHLPTGIVAQASESRSQAQNREVALERLRSALEKRERKVKKRIATRVPRKAREERLSEKRIVSQRKRLRTTLD, encoded by the coding sequence ATGGCGGTAGAGATACACGAGTCTGACATAAAGATCGAATTCTACCGCGGATCGGGACCGGGCGGCCAGCACCGGAACGTGACCGACTCGGCGGTGCGCATCCGCCACCTGCCGACCGGCATCGTGGCCCAAGCCTCGGAGAGTCGTTCCCAGGCCCAGAACCGGGAGGTAGCGCTGGAGCGCCTGCGTTCTGCGCTGGAAAAACGTGAGCGCAAGGTCAAGAAGCGCATCGCCACCCGTGTGCCCAGGAAAGCGCGGGAAGAGCGCTTGAGCGAGAAGCGTATCGTGTCCCAGCGCAAGCGGCTGCGCACGACGCTCGATTGA
- a CDS encoding NADH:flavin oxidoreductase/NADH oxidase: protein MSKLFTPLAMRSVTFRNRIFVSPMCQYSSRDGMATDWHMVHLGSRAVGGAGLVMVEATAVSPEGRISPDDSGIWNDDHVAAFKPITRFIRKNGAVPGIQLAHAGRKASCDLPWLSGGPLGPDVRGWQPLAPSPEPFAPGHPVPHELSPADLDMVENQFRAGARRALAAGFQVVEIHMAHGYLLHEFLSPLSNLRKDDYGGSLENRFRFPLRVARAVREEWPLDLPLFVRLSCVDWAEGGWSLDQSTQLCCLLKDIGVDLIDCSSGFVASGERVPFAPGFQVPFAAAIRAGAGVPTGAVGVITDPAQAEQILVTGQADAVFLAREMLRDPYWPLHAARELGVEVAWPDQYLRAKG from the coding sequence ATGAGTAAACTTTTCACACCGCTCGCCATGCGCTCGGTCACGTTTCGCAACCGTATCTTTGTCTCTCCCATGTGTCAGTATTCCAGCCGGGACGGCATGGCCACCGATTGGCATATGGTCCACCTGGGCAGCCGGGCCGTGGGGGGCGCCGGTCTGGTGATGGTTGAAGCCACCGCCGTAAGCCCTGAAGGGCGTATCAGCCCCGACGACAGCGGCATCTGGAACGATGACCACGTGGCGGCATTCAAGCCGATCACCCGCTTTATCCGTAAGAATGGGGCCGTGCCCGGCATCCAGCTGGCCCATGCCGGCCGCAAGGCATCCTGTGATCTTCCCTGGCTTAGTGGCGGGCCGCTGGGACCGGATGTGCGAGGGTGGCAACCGCTGGCCCCCAGCCCGGAGCCTTTTGCCCCCGGCCACCCCGTACCCCACGAACTCTCGCCTGCCGACCTGGATATGGTCGAAAACCAATTCCGCGCCGGTGCCCGGCGAGCCTTGGCGGCCGGCTTTCAGGTGGTGGAGATCCACATGGCCCACGGCTACCTGCTGCACGAGTTTCTGTCTCCCCTGTCAAACCTGAGGAAGGACGACTACGGAGGCAGCCTTGAGAACCGGTTCCGTTTCCCGCTGAGGGTAGCACGGGCCGTGCGTGAGGAATGGCCCCTGGATTTACCGCTGTTCGTGCGGCTTTCCTGCGTCGATTGGGCTGAAGGCGGCTGGAGTCTCGACCAGTCCACGCAGCTCTGTTGCCTGCTCAAGGATATAGGGGTTGACCTGATCGATTGCTCGTCCGGTTTTGTTGCTTCGGGTGAGCGGGTGCCGTTTGCCCCCGGCTTCCAGGTCCCCTTTGCCGCTGCCATACGTGCCGGGGCCGGCGTCCCCACCGGTGCGGTCGGTGTTATTACCGACCCGGCCCAGGCGGAGCAGATCCTGGTCACTGGCCAGGCCGATGCCGTCTTTCTGGCGCGGGAGATGCTGCGCGACCCCTACTGGCCGCTTCATGCCGCCCGCGAGCTGGGGGTTGAGGTCGCCTGGCCGGATCAGTATCTGCGGGCCAAGGGATAG
- a CDS encoding HDOD domain-containing protein produces MRKISGNLSLMPVLDVLQWAENSRRSGTLILSKFEREKRFYLQEGKIIFVWSECEGERFIDFLQRETRMEQKELSEGLAEAQSLNIPLIGYLHTVKKIETELLERVLREAAEEALIDALQWGTGAFDFVDELPGIVLNSPVLLNSSQVMLESLRKYDESQLSGKVDAARVLDEIKNRIKLDSPDLPPIPDIMQQIMGKISQPAFSIDDVVECLTDQILVSRILRVCNSPYYRHAGRIGTLKEAVVLIGLKSLMSIVTVHALSGFSPRNGDEIRKVLQHCLLCGMIARQLARDMRSDGEHAFICGLMHDIGKTIMLDLVDDYVLSPELQAGLVEQHHAEVGYLLACKWHFSDEIQEVVRFHHTPEMATRFHGLIEIVHLANMMATPACTPEDVAALAFNSIEMSQVNMDELMMEIDSLDQEAGAIISLS; encoded by the coding sequence ATGAGAAAGATTAGCGGAAATCTGAGCCTGATGCCTGTCCTGGACGTCCTCCAGTGGGCCGAGAACAGCCGCCGCTCCGGCACGCTGATCCTGTCGAAGTTTGAGCGGGAGAAGAGGTTTTACCTGCAGGAAGGCAAGATCATCTTTGTCTGGTCGGAATGCGAGGGCGAGCGTTTTATCGATTTTTTGCAGCGTGAAACGCGCATGGAACAAAAAGAATTGTCGGAGGGCCTTGCCGAAGCGCAATCATTGAATATACCCTTGATCGGCTATCTCCATACGGTAAAGAAAATCGAGACGGAACTCCTGGAAAGGGTTCTCAGGGAGGCTGCCGAGGAGGCGCTTATCGATGCCCTGCAGTGGGGGACCGGCGCGTTCGACTTTGTTGACGAACTTCCCGGCATAGTACTGAATAGCCCGGTGCTGCTCAATTCTTCCCAGGTAATGCTGGAGTCTTTGCGAAAATACGATGAGAGTCAACTCTCCGGCAAGGTGGATGCTGCCCGGGTTCTCGACGAGATCAAAAACCGCATCAAGCTGGACAGCCCGGACCTGCCGCCCATTCCCGACATCATGCAGCAGATCATGGGAAAAATCAGTCAACCTGCGTTTTCCATCGATGATGTCGTCGAATGCCTGACCGACCAGATTCTGGTTTCCAGAATACTCAGGGTATGCAACTCCCCCTACTACCGCCATGCCGGCAGGATCGGCACACTCAAGGAGGCTGTCGTCCTCATCGGGCTGAAGTCGCTGATGAGCATTGTAACGGTGCACGCGTTGAGCGGATTCAGCCCCCGGAATGGGGACGAGATCAGAAAGGTCCTCCAGCATTGTCTTTTGTGCGGCATGATAGCACGGCAACTGGCGCGCGATATGCGTAGCGATGGCGAACATGCCTTCATCTGCGGGCTGATGCACGATATTGGCAAGACCATTATGCTGGATCTGGTCGACGATTACGTGCTGTCGCCGGAATTGCAGGCAGGCTTGGTCGAACAGCACCACGCCGAAGTGGGGTACCTGCTCGCCTGCAAGTGGCACTTCAGCGACGAGATCCAGGAAGTCGTACGTTTCCACCATACACCGGAGATGGCCACGCGGTTCCATGGCTTGATCGAAATCGTCCATCTCGCGAATATGATGGCCACGCCCGCCTGTACCCCGGAAGATGTGGCGGCCCTTGCCTTCAACAGCATCGAAATGAGCCAGGTCAACATGGACGAACTTATGATGGAGATAGACAGCCTCGACCAGGAGGCCGGAGCGATCATCTCTCTGTCGTGA
- the greB gene encoding transcription elongation factor GreB produces MTNLITLEGLKKLEAEFHYLWRVERPKVVQGVSDAAAEGDRSENAEYIYGKKRLREIDRKLKHLSGRLKLLKPATPPADPRMVSFGCWVTYEDEDGNKRCYQLVGPDEFDVSIGRISIDSPVGQALLHKKLDDEVVIRRPNGDLTVYITDISATRPP; encoded by the coding sequence ATGACGAACCTGATTACCCTGGAAGGGTTGAAAAAGCTGGAAGCCGAATTTCACTACCTGTGGCGGGTGGAACGCCCCAAGGTCGTCCAGGGGGTGTCCGACGCGGCGGCTGAAGGGGACCGCTCCGAGAATGCGGAATATATCTACGGGAAAAAACGCTTACGGGAGATCGACCGCAAGCTGAAACACCTGAGTGGACGGCTCAAACTGCTCAAACCCGCCACCCCGCCGGCCGACCCCAGAATGGTTTCCTTTGGGTGCTGGGTAACCTATGAGGACGAAGACGGCAACAAGCGCTGCTATCAACTGGTCGGCCCGGATGAATTCGACGTGAGTATTGGACGAATCAGTATCGATTCGCCGGTCGGGCAGGCGCTGCTGCACAAGAAGCTCGATGACGAGGTCGTCATCCGGCGACCCAACGGCGACCTGACGGTCTACATCACCGACATCAGTGCCACGCGCCCGCCCTAA
- a CDS encoding IclR family transcriptional regulator, producing the protein MAKTIDSGTENDRQSVRALERGLEVLRCFKPGDRFLGNQEIAVRTGLPKPTISRLTHTLTRLGYLAYSEKFGKYHLDSAVLALGYSFLVNMDVRRIARPLMQELAEYAQASVALGVQDRLNMLYVEAYRSSATVTLTLDVGSQIPIATTSMGRALLCALPEADRNQLLDQVRLRNEAEWPRIRAGIDQAMKDYAERGFCLSLGDWKRDVHAVAAPLIPSDGSRILIFSCAGAAFQLRRHMLEDDIGPRLLNLITNVKDVLDRHS; encoded by the coding sequence ATGGCAAAAACAATCGACAGTGGGACGGAAAACGACCGCCAATCGGTGCGCGCCCTTGAGCGCGGACTGGAGGTATTGCGCTGCTTCAAGCCGGGGGACCGTTTTCTTGGCAACCAGGAGATCGCCGTGCGCACCGGTCTCCCCAAGCCAACCATCTCGCGCCTGACCCACACGCTGACCCGGCTCGGCTATCTCGCCTATTCGGAAAAATTCGGCAAGTACCATCTTGATTCCGCCGTCCTGGCCCTCGGCTATTCGTTTCTGGTCAACATGGATGTACGCCGGATCGCCCGTCCCCTGATGCAGGAACTTGCCGAATACGCCCAGGCCTCGGTGGCCCTTGGCGTTCAGGACCGCCTGAACATGTTGTACGTCGAGGCCTACCGCAGCAGCGCCACCGTTACCCTGACCCTGGATGTCGGTTCCCAGATCCCTATCGCCACGACTTCCATGGGCAGGGCGCTGCTCTGCGCCCTGCCGGAGGCGGATCGTAACCAACTCCTCGACCAGGTGCGGCTGCGCAATGAGGCGGAGTGGCCCAGGATCAGGGCCGGCATCGACCAAGCAATGAAAGATTATGCCGAACGGGGTTTTTGTCTTTCCCTCGGCGACTGGAAGCGGGACGTCCACGCTGTGGCCGCCCCCCTGATCCCGTCGGACGGTTCCCGCATCCTGATCTTCAGTTGCGCAGGAGCTGCCTTCCAACTGCGACGCCACATGCTGGAAGACGATATCGGCCCCCGACTGCTCAACCTGATCACCAACGTCAAAGACGTCCTTGACCGGCACTCCTGA